In Dermacentor albipictus isolate Rhodes 1998 colony chromosome 6, USDA_Dalb.pri_finalv2, whole genome shotgun sequence, the following proteins share a genomic window:
- the Nox gene encoding NADPH oxidase 5 has protein sequence MDIIARLPEAESPTGLTFENLSHLERVFREAVGPGHELNREQFRQIVQSRNAFFAERMFQLFDTDKSGTISLDEFMAAMKRFAKKSQDDKLTILFQLYDVDGDGLIQPQELRDVMRACMEENGLQFTEYELDELTNVLFEDADRDETGSVTLDELRCQLQSRPGLYENLTVSVERWLLPPSSRRSGKPTLASRWPKKLTRIYVRNNAVSVAFCFFFFALQLTVFLSRMEAESMKHRDLRESIDRYWFQVLTWQMGALAGLNHSGDSHYFNTQDGAEVEWMPDAPTMGLHSKYELVAREFGQLLNFVCAFTALPVLRHCVTWLRSHGAGRFLPLDSSIYYHKLTGWCIFVYSVLHTVAHVLNFVRLSKGDCHMLALYLFTTHHDIGWVGGTASLTGWVLLVVLTVMVVCSLPCLRRSGRFEVFYFTHLLYTVFWSVLVLHAPNFWKWFLVPGLLLAMEMLARACRFFSSYGMTTVLKGVILPSKVIHLVLKKPPDFDYHPGDYIYLNIPCLARFEWHPFTISSAPEKDDVIWLHIRSFGGWTNHLYQYFDNFRREASELPPSGRVSASDLRLRSLDGLEGAYLDKNRLRDSESVVLMPRGTQPRDSCAFLDTGHELQAIVGRGLETGARYADYTSLIIARNPLTVRIDGPYGSPSSHIFQAQHAVLVAAGIGVTPFASILQSIMYRYYQARSTCPQCSHCWVEKLPSSVMKLRKVDFIWINRSQQSLEWFVRLLSDLEAEQALLGDVLERFLDVHIYITSALSRTDMKAVGLQLALDLLHEKDKRCLISGLKSRTQPGRPDWEKVFQGIKEQKKGKVTVFYCGPPALSQILHDHCNRHQFAFRKEVF, from the exons ATGGATATCATCGCCAGGCTGCCCGAAGCCGAATCCCCTACTGGACTTACCTTCGAGAACCTGAGCCACCTGGAACGTGTATTCCGCGAAGCAGTCGGACCGGGACATGAGTTGAACCGTGAGCAGTTCCGACAGATCGTGCAGTCCCGCAACGCCTTCTTTGCCGAGCGAATGTTCCAACTGTTCGATACCGACAAATCTGGCACCATATCGCTGGACGAGTTCATGGCAGCCATGAAGCGCTTCGCCAAAAAGTCGCAGGACGACAAACTCACGATCCTGTTCCAGCTTTATGACGTCGACGGTGATGGTCTCATCCAACCGCAGGAACTGCGAGACGTGATGCGAGCGTGCATGGAAGAGAACGGCCTTCAGTTTACCGAGTACGAACTCGACGAGTTGACCAACGTGCTCTTCGAAGACGCCGACCGCGACGAAACGGGGTCTGTAACTCTGGACGAACTCCGCTGCCAGCTTCAGAGCAGGCCGGGTCTTTACGAGAACCTGACCGTCAGTGTGGAGCGCTGGCTTCTTCCGCCCTCAAGTCGCCGTTCCGGGAAACCAACGCTTGCGTCACGTTGGCCCAAGAAGCTTACGCGGATCTATGTCAGGAACAACGCAGTAAGCGTAgctttttgctttttcttcttcgCACTCCAGTTGACGGTGTTCCTAAGTCGTATGGAAGCTGAATCGATGAAACACCGGGATCTTAGAGAGAGCATCGATCGCTACTGGTTTCAAGTGCTAACCTGGCAGATGGGCGCACTGGCCGGTTTGAACCATTCCGGTGACAGTCACTATTTCAACACTCAAGACGGCGCCGAAGTCGAGTGGATGCCCGACGCGCCAACGATGGGTCTACACAGCAAGTACGAGCTGGTCGCCCGCGAGTTTGGCCAGCTCCTGAACTTCGTCTGCGCTTTCACGGCACTTCCAGTACTAAGACACTGTGTCACCTGGCTTCGTAGCCACGGTGCGGGCAGATTCCTGCCACTGGATAGCAGCATATATTATCACAAGCTGACAGGTTGGTGCATATTTGTGTATAGCGTTCTTCATACTGTTGCTCACGTGCTAAACTTTGTTCGCCTCTCTAAGGGCGACTGCCACATGCTGGCGCTCTACTTGTTCACGACCCATCACGACATCGGCTGGGTAGGCGGCACTGCGTCCCTGACCGGTTGGGTTCTTCTAGTTGTCCTCACTGTGATGGTCGTGTGTTCGCTGCCCTGCCTACGTCGCAGTGGCCGGTTCGAAGTATTCTACTTCACCCACCTGCTGTACACCGTCTTCTGGTCCGTCCTGGTGCTGCACGCGCCCAACTTCTGGAAGTGGTTCCTCGTCCCCGGTCTGCTGCTCGCGATGGAGATGTTGGCGCGTGCCTGCAGATTTTTCAGCTCGTACGGAATGACGACGGTGCTCAAGGGGGTCATCTTGCCCTCTAAAGTTATCCACCTAGTGCTGAAGAAGCCTCCCGACTTTGACTATCACCCCGGTGACTACATCTACCTGAACATTCCGTGTCTGGCGCGATTCGAGTGGCATCCGTTCACCATCAGCAGTGCGCCTGAGAAGGACGACGTCATATGGCTTCACATTCGCTCCTTCGGGGGCTGGACGAACCACCTTTACCAGTACTTCGACAACTTCAGGCGCGAAGCGTCTGAGCTTCCTCCATCCGGAAGG GTGAGCGCCTCGGATTTGCGGTTGCGTTCACTGGACGGACTCGAGGGTGCCTACCTGGACAAGAACAGGCTCAGGGACTCGGAAAGCGTGGTGCTTATGCCTCGGGGCACGCAGCCCAGGGACAGCTGCGCCTTTCTGGACACCGGCCACGAACTGCAGGCCATCGTCGGGAGGGGCCTCGAGACAGGGGCGCGCTACGCGGACTACACAAGCCTGATCATCGCCAGAAACCCGTTGACGGTGCGTATCGACGGACCCTACGGCTCGCCTTCGAGCCACATCTTTCAGGCCCAGCACGCGGTTCTTGTCGCTGCTGGCATTGGAGTGACGCCGTTCGCGAGCATCCTTCAGAGCATCATGTACAG GTATTACCAGGCACGGTCCACGTGCCCGCAGTGTAGCCACTGTTGGGTCGAGAAGCTCCCGAGCAGCGTGATGAAGCTTCGCAAGGTTGACTTCATCTGGATCAACCGCAGCCAACAGTCTCTCGAGTGGTTCGTGCGACTCCTAAGCGACTTGGAGGCCGAGCAGGCGCTCCTGGGGGACGTCCTCGAGCGGTTCCTGGACGTTCACATCTACATCACGTCGGCGCTGAGTCGTACGGACATGAAGGCGGTGGGTCTCCAACTAGCGCTAGACCTGCTGCACGAGAAGGACAAGCGGTGTCTCATATCGGGGCTCAAGAGCCGGACCCAGCCCGGCAGGCCCGACTGGGAAAAAGTTTTCCAGGGGATCAAGGAACAAAAGAAAGGGAAGGTGACCGTGTTTTACTGCGGACCGCCAGCGCTGAGCCAGATTCTGCACGATCACTGCAACCGGCACCAGTTTGCGTTCCGCAAGGAAGTATTTTAA